GTGTGCGCTGAGCGGACGGCCGCGGCGGTCGTCCGGGATGAAATATCGGGAGTTTCGCATGGCCAGACGATTCGCGGGCGACCGGCTCGTGATCGCCAGCCACAATGCCGGCAAGGTTCGCGAGATTGGCGATCTCTTGGCGCGCTACGATGTCACCACGATCGCGGCCATCGAACTGACGCTGGCCGAGCCGGAGGAAACCGGCGCCACTTTCGTCGCAAACGCTGAAATCAAGGCGGTCGCTGCCGCGCGCGCGGCGCAGCTGCCGGCACTCGCCGACGATTCCGGTCTCGTCGTCCCGGCACTCGGCGGCGCACCCGGCATCAATTCGGCCCGGTGGGCCGGTCGCCAACGAAACTTCACCAAGGCCATGGCCCGCCTGGAGCGGGAAATGTCGGACAAGGATGACCGTGCCGCTTATTTCGTGTGCGCGCTGAGCCTTGCGTGGCCTGATGGACATACCGAAAGCGTGGAGGGGCGCGCGGATGGCGTTTTGGTCTTCCCGCCGCGCGGCGACAGGGGTTTCGGTTACGACCCGGTGTTTCAGCCGGCCGGCTATCGGATCACCTACGGCGAGATGGAGCCTGCAGCGAAACTTGCCATCAACCATCGCTCCGATGCGTTCCGCAAGCTGCTCGCCGTTTGTTTCGACGCATGATGGGCGCTGACGCGACGACGATGGGACCGGCGTCCAATGCTAGCGCCGTCGCCGATGCGGGTTTCGGCGTTTACGTCCACTGGCCTTTCTGCCTCGCGAAGTGCCCCTATTGCGATTTCAACAGCCATGTGCGGGATCGCATCGATCAGGCGCGCTGGCGCAACGCCCTTCTCTCGGAGCTCGACCACTTCGCTGCGCACACGGCGGGACGAACGGTGACGAGCGTCTTTTTCGGCGGTGGCACGCCGTCGCTGATGGCGCCCGAGACCGTCGCGGCCGTGCTCGATCGGATTGCACGGCACTGGCGACCCGACGCAGCGCTCGAGGTCACGCTCGAGGCCAACCCGACATCGGTCGAGGCAGGCCGTTTCTCGGGTTACGCCGGCGCTGGCGTGAACCGGATCTCGCTCGGCGTGCAGGCGCTCGACGACGCTCAGCTTCGCTTCCTCGGCCGCCGGCATTCGCGCGCCGAGGCGCTTGCGGCACTGGCGCTTGCCCGGCGGAATTTCACGCGCGTGAGCTTCGATCTCATCTATGCGCGGCCGAACCAAACGCCGAAAGACTGGCAAGAAGAGCTTCGCACCGCCCTCGAATATGTCGCCGACCATGTTTCGCTCTATCAACTCACCATCGAGGCCGGTACGAGTTTCGAGCAAGCCCATGCGCGCGGCGATTTCGCGATGCCCGACGAAGACACGGCATCGGCACTTTACGAATCGACCGCCGAGATACTCGGTTGCCGGGATCTCCACGCATACGAAATTTCCAACTACGCCCGGCCAGGGGCGGAGTGCCGCCACAATCTCACTTATTGGCGCTACGGCGATTATGTCGGCGTCGGCCCGGGTGCGCATGGCCGACTTACCATCGAGGGCGAGAAGATCGCAACGCGTCAACATCGAGCACCCGAGCGATGGCTGGAGTCGGTCGAACGTTCCGGTCACGCAACGCGGCAGCGCCTTCCGCTCACACGGGAAGAGCGATTCGAGGAGATGTTGATGATGGGCTTGCGGTTGAGCGAAGGCGTTGGCCGTGAGCGTGTCAGCCGCGAGTTCGGCAGCCGGATCGAAGCGCTTGTCGGCGCCGATCGCCTCGCAATCCTGATCGAGGGCGGCTTTCTCGTCCTCGACGAGCGTTCATTGCGCGCGACCGCTTCCGGGCGGCAGCGGCTCGACGCCGTGCTGGCGTCCCTTATCGCCTGACGAGGGGGAGTTGCTGCCGATCTACTCGGTCGCGAAGCTCACGGGTGCGGGGCTCATGACGGTAGGAGCGTCGCCATGCACTTCGAGCACAGCGAGGCCGCGCTCATTTCGCCCATCCTCATTGAACCGAAATATACCGTCGACGCCGGAAAAGCCGTTCGGATTGGTGAGTGCTTGCGCGCTGAATCCGGCTTCGCCCCCGCTTTTCGCGAGTGCTGCGGCGAGTGCCGCCGCGTCATAGCCGAGCGTTGCGATCCGCGGCGGGGTCGGGGCGTCGTAGAGCTTGGCATAGCGCTGATCGTAGTCGCCGCGCAGGTTCGGATCGGGGGCGACGTACCAGCCCCCGAGGAGAGCCGGCTCCTTGCGCACCCGCGGGTCGTCCCAAAGCCCCGTGCCAAGCAATCGCACGCGGGAAGGATCGATGTCGTAATAGGGGAGCAACGGAGCGAGCGCCAGCAAGCGCTCTCCGCCCTCGGGCAGCATGACGGCATCGAAATCGACGTCGCCGACCGTATCTTGAGTCTGCAGGCGTTGAAGTGCCTGACGTGAAACCTCGTCGGTCTTCCCCTCGAGTTGTTTGCGCTGTGCCAAAAGGGCTGCGTGACGGCTGTCATAGTTGGCGAGGCGGCGAACTACTTCGGCCGCATTGTTGGCGGCCGGATTGTAGCTTTCGATCCCGGCGATCGAAGCGCCCGCTTCGCCCACGGTGTCACGCAACAAGGAGGCGATCGCTTGGCCATAGGGTGTGTCAGGGACCACCGCCGCGAAACGGTTGATCCCTTGCGCGTGCGCATAGACCACGATCCGCTTCACCTGAGTGCGGGGCAGGAAGCCCATCAGGAAGACGCCCTCGCCCGCCACGCGTTCGTCGGTCGAGAATGCGATCACGTTGACGCCGGCGGAGCGCGCAAGTGGGGCCACGGCGAGAACCTCCTCCGCGAAAAGCGGACCTAGGATCAGCTTGGCGCCGTCGTCGAGAACCGCGCGGGCTGCACGCGCCGCACCCTCCGGGCTACCTTCGGTATCGCGCGGGAGGAGTGCGAAATTCTTGCCGGCCGTCTCGAACACGGCAAGCTCGGCCGAATTGAGGAGAGCCCTGCCAAGGGGTGCGCTGTTTCCGCTCAACGGCAGGAGAAGCCCGACCTTGACCGCTTGAGGATTTTCACCCGCACCCGACGCCGCCGCTGGCGGCGCCGCTGCTGCACCCGTATTGAGGGGCTGGACCTCCACCGCGCCTGGCGGCAACTTCAATCCCTGATCGCCCGTCGCTGCTGCGCCCGCCTGGGGTGTTCCTTGCGGACGGGGCTGCTTATCGCCTAGGTTCGAGCCGTGGCAAGCGGCCAACACGAATGCAGCCGCGAATGCCGCGACGCGCACGCGCTGCATCCCCGACCACGGACTCTTGAGGGAATGACGCAACGGATGGGCTCCACAGCATCCCGGGAAAACGCGGCCGAGCGTAGCGGGTGGCCGAATGGAAGTAAACGGGCTCTAAGCACGATTCGGCGAGGTCTCTATCTGGTGGCGACGCCCATCGGCAACCTCGGCGACATCACGCTCAGAGCGCTCGAGGTCCTCCGTCATTCCGATCTCATCGCTTGCGAGGATACGCGGGTCACGGGAAAGCTCCTCGCGGCCTACGGCATCGACGTGCCGATGACGCCTTATCACGATCACAATGCCGCGATGGCGCGGCCGCAACTCCTGGCTCGGTTGAAGGAGGGTGCGTGCATCGCACTCGTATCCGATGCGGGCATGCCGCTTATTTCCGATCCAGGTTTCAAACTGGTGGGTGCCGCGATCGACGCGGGCATACACGTGAGTGTGGTGCCCGGCGCTTCAGCACCCCTTGCAGCACTGACGCTCTCGGGCCAGCCGGTCGACCGCTTCCTCTTTGTCGGATTTCTGCCGTCGAAGTCGGGACCGCGGCAGAAGGCGCTTGCGGATTTGGCGGCCCTCCCGGCGACCCTCGTGTTCTTCGAAAGCGGACCGCGTCTCGCCGAATCCCTTGCCGATATGACGGCAATGCTCGCCCCGCGCATGGCGGCGGTCGTTCGTGAGCTGACCAAGCTTCACGAGGAAGTTCGCCGCGGTGGGCTTGCGGAGCTCGCCGCTCATTACCGCAACGTCGGGCCGCCGAAAGGCGAAATCGTGGTCGTCGTCGGGCCGCCGCTCGAAACCTCCGCGCCCGATGAACAGGCGCTCGATACGCTTATCGAGAATGCGTTGGCGAGCATGAGTCTCCGCGATGCGGCCGAGGCCGTTGCGCGCGGCACTGGGTTGCCGAAGAAGCGCGTTTATGCACGCGCCCTCGCACTCGCAAAACCGCGCGGCGAAAAATGAGTGTTGAGCGCCGCAGGCGCGCTTATCGGCGCGGGCGCTGGGCGGAGGCGCTTTGCCGGTTGGTGCTGTCGCTCAAAGGTTATCGCATCGTTGCGGCCGATTA
This genomic stretch from Alphaproteobacteria bacterium harbors:
- the rdgB gene encoding RdgB/HAM1 family non-canonical purine NTP pyrophosphatase produces the protein MARRFAGDRLVIASHNAGKVREIGDLLARYDVTTIAAIELTLAEPEETGATFVANAEIKAVAAARAAQLPALADDSGLVVPALGGAPGINSARWAGRQRNFTKAMARLEREMSDKDDRAAYFVCALSLAWPDGHTESVEGRADGVLVFPPRGDRGFGYDPVFQPAGYRITYGEMEPAAKLAINHRSDAFRKLLAVCFDA
- the hemW gene encoding radical SAM family heme chaperone HemW codes for the protein MGPASNASAVADAGFGVYVHWPFCLAKCPYCDFNSHVRDRIDQARWRNALLSELDHFAAHTAGRTVTSVFFGGGTPSLMAPETVAAVLDRIARHWRPDAALEVTLEANPTSVEAGRFSGYAGAGVNRISLGVQALDDAQLRFLGRRHSRAEALAALALARRNFTRVSFDLIYARPNQTPKDWQEELRTALEYVADHVSLYQLTIEAGTSFEQAHARGDFAMPDEDTASALYESTAEILGCRDLHAYEISNYARPGAECRHNLTYWRYGDYVGVGPGAHGRLTIEGEKIATRQHRAPERWLESVERSGHATRQRLPLTREERFEEMLMMGLRLSEGVGRERVSREFGSRIEALVGADRLAILIEGGFLVLDERSLRATASGRQRLDAVLASLIA
- a CDS encoding penicillin-binding protein activator; its protein translation is MRHSLKSPWSGMQRVRVAAFAAAFVLAACHGSNLGDKQPRPQGTPQAGAAATGDQGLKLPPGAVEVQPLNTGAAAAPPAAASGAGENPQAVKVGLLLPLSGNSAPLGRALLNSAELAVFETAGKNFALLPRDTEGSPEGAARAARAVLDDGAKLILGPLFAEEVLAVAPLARSAGVNVIAFSTDERVAGEGVFLMGFLPRTQVKRIVVYAHAQGINRFAAVVPDTPYGQAIASLLRDTVGEAGASIAGIESYNPAANNAAEVVRRLANYDSRHAALLAQRKQLEGKTDEVSRQALQRLQTQDTVGDVDFDAVMLPEGGERLLALAPLLPYYDIDPSRVRLLGTGLWDDPRVRKEPALLGGWYVAPDPNLRGDYDQRYAKLYDAPTPPRIATLGYDAAALAAALAKSGGEAGFSAQALTNPNGFSGVDGIFRFNEDGRNERGLAVLEVHGDAPTVMSPAPVSFATE
- the rsmI gene encoding 16S rRNA (cytidine(1402)-2'-O)-methyltransferase — translated: MATPIGNLGDITLRALEVLRHSDLIACEDTRVTGKLLAAYGIDVPMTPYHDHNAAMARPQLLARLKEGACIALVSDAGMPLISDPGFKLVGAAIDAGIHVSVVPGASAPLAALTLSGQPVDRFLFVGFLPSKSGPRQKALADLAALPATLVFFESGPRLAESLADMTAMLAPRMAAVVRELTKLHEEVRRGGLAELAAHYRNVGPPKGEIVVVVGPPLETSAPDEQALDTLIENALASMSLRDAAEAVARGTGLPKKRVYARALALAKPRGEK